From Scatophagus argus isolate fScaArg1 chromosome 2, fScaArg1.pri, whole genome shotgun sequence, a single genomic window includes:
- the LOC124073068 gene encoding LIM and calponin homology domains-containing protein 1-like isoform X2 yields the protein MASAAAGRDVPNAPPRENSERLEPNHPEPACQEAQKWIEAVTGKSFGDKDFRSGLENGILLCELLSAIKPGLVKKINRLPTPIAGLDNLSVFLRGCEELGLRGAQLFDPGDLQDTSIRANLKDSDCNRKLKNVLNTVFWLGKAAGGCPSYGGPSLNLKEFEGLLAQMRVESEEAGESPQKGSVRDSGYDCWDSERSESLSPPRHTRDNSLDSLDSFGSRSQHSPSPDVVNRGNSDGRGSDSEADGSGRRPDVRKDDMLARRTASSESRSSIPFNQFLPNRSNVTSYIPTPRRKPHAEEGEQRSHPQATPEQGKRAGTHHKTPKTVTWAPENNGEKLRREEEKVTQEVLEQRKLQKLEKAGIKVLPAAVRYSSPPTMEEQVVRSPSPNIILRCENDFLSSQKSALDSCSDGEEDAEVRKVPDVHRDDLASRRAHRSPVAPKVHQFVPPPICSNKDRQRWEGIRQASQKTLQEKEISDKEVVPDIITRKENPFLNSASRREKEEDEEEEGEEGKVKTVPNKEKDDLAQRRAQSRPLPHRDGPVSFVSTSMSHSDMQKWERLKMTEPSEASPAPVCQACLEKNYGGPFSGSAKAGRGHSKVVTFGGVTEIKQPIDTVMSSEGEETELLRRLLSKATVAMPTIGLGSQLSEREHSQVDGADLNQTIPPSADLAPWTPETPPTPTELDARLAQYERSTEEEEEEEEEERVPDLQKDDMMARRTGVFHKQTTATVTYNRFLPLPASKRCTQGEVTNDAAPQSRRKVQADRSRTLNIRAAPQQPRVPMEPAQPPPDATVMRATSHSEREYDEDEDEYDENRPVPDLEKDDMMARRTGSFPKPGAVRANQSINQFLPVPGSTKYNIAPVSAMKPLHSRPKLTEKVASDSIVTMQAELQSLPSKAPTLPENEGLRKRQEEDGKQERDMTIPNASVTDVTKPLSPPSLTPPPSPAAQTCKVEADLEKQSPKERVEEEVEERKWNVNEEPRKKPFWLDDDDLPPMMMSRRVAFMSEDPESVSMSDMLNEEEVEHLPPLSHSRYERMHEQYNSFLEEEDHWQDDLARWKNRRRSASQELIRKEEERKRMEKRMKEEASDSHKRKSIKTYKEIVEEKERREAELCEAYRNAATPEEAAMVLQRYALRFTISDATLDSLKLPRSSSKPKQDPNHVEKEHKTSTMSDSETSDPLHKQEPAAATDRVPTKPQEIETEAAAQQETSVSVPSSSPTPSSPLSPVKNSENVPHQSLQLNEPKSELVESPATHEKLLITGDAKPQIKHTQTAEVQCHSTQPVHTLPSPPSVCPRPVNLLAAKPYCQPRSTQSGHKPVKMEGLVRVNGETVEDLSTPATSAQHSPQELKDVPSEQTAASQEAVEQTPPPQTEKATPSSGSAISSLIGGRNCIITTTIVTELTHVEPHHPDIQSNGQVNGATVLSEEKNAQPATSPNSMRDYSPTVTEGLEESSMTIETPMLNLAKRVNHWVWDPNEERKRLESWQQEQERLLQEQYQREQEKLKKEWEKAQLEVEEEERKHNEEERKILEETVTPLTPTSLLNQQSGQTGTTFSTPKNDTEMANAPLQRNGQRISTGNEDQHASKLHFFRDSTCDDEPSKKQELWKTASLDRNPQLNQAHIVKRSESHDAVTCKQPSSPSSPQPPSPSRCVSGKRLCSGCSQPLGKGAAMIIDTLGLFFHMQCFKCGVCSGQLGDATAGTDVRIRNGLLSCHECYIASRGRGQPTTL from the exons GCCGTAACGGGGAAGAGCTTTGGAGACAAGGACTTCCGCAGCGGATTGGAGAACGGCATCCTGTTATGCGA GCTGCTGAGCGCAATCAAACCAGGGCTGGTCAAGAAGATCAACAGACTGCCCACCCCCATTGCTGGGCTG GACAACCTGTCAGTCTTCCTGAGGGGCTGTGAGGAATTGGGCTTGAGGGGCGCCCAGCTGTTTGACCCCGGGGACTTGCAAGACACTTCAATACGAGCTAACCTCAA ggaTTCTGACTGCAACcgcaaactgaaaaat GTGCTGAACACAGTGTTCTGGCTTGGGAAGGCTGCCGGCGGCTGCCCCTCTTACGGCGGCCCTTCTCTCAACCTCAAGGAGTTTGAAGGGCTTCTTGCTCAAATGAGGGTG gAGAGCGAGGAAGCAGGGGAGAGTCCCCAGAAGGGCAGCGTCAGAGACAGCGGTTACGACTGCTGGGACTCTGAGAGGAGtgagtctctctctccaccacGACACACTCGTGACAACTCCCTAGACAG TCTCGACTCCTTTGGCTCCCGCTCACAGCACAGCCCTTCTCCTGATGTGGTGAATCGAGGCAACAGCGATG GGCGAGGCAGCGACTCGGAGGCCGACGGCTCCGGCAGGAGGCCAGATGTGCGGAAGGACGACATGTTGGCCAGACGGACTGCCAGCAGCGAATCAAGAAGCTCCATTCCCTTTAACCAGTTTCTTCCCAACCGTTCCAATGTCACCTCCTACATCCCAACTCCACGGCGGAAACCACatgcagaggagggagagcaacGGAG TCACCCTCAAGCCACTCCAGAGCAGGGCAAAAGAGCTGGAACGCACCATAAAACTCCCAAAACTGTCACTTGGGCACCTGAGAACAATGGAGAGAAACTAAGACgggaagaggagaaggtgaCCCAGGAAGTGTTGGAGCAGCGGAAGCTGCAGAAGTTGGAGAAGGCAGGGATCAAAGTTCTGCCTGCTGCCGTTCGCTACAGCAG CCCTCCCACAATGGAGGAACAGGTGGTCAGGTCGCCGTCCCCGAACATCATCCTTCGCTGCGAGAATGACTTTTTGAGCTCTCAGAAATCCGCCTTGGACTCCTGCTCTGATGGGGAAGAGGATGCAGAGGTGCGGAAAGTTCCGGATGTACACAGAGATGACCTGGCATCAAGACGGGCTCATCGCAGCCCCGTTGCTCCAAAGGTGCATCAGTTTGTCCCTCCACCTATATGTAGCAACAAAGACCGACAGCGCTGGGAAGGGATTAGACAAGCCTCgcagaaaacactgcaggagAAGGAAATAAG TGACAAGGAAGTGGTCCCTGACATCATTACACGAAAAGAGAACCCCTTCCTAAACTCAGCCTCTCGCcgtgagaaagaggaggatgaggaggaagagggagaagagggaaagGTTAAGACGGTGCCTAATAAGGAGAAGGATGACTTGGCTCAAAGGCGGGCTCAGAGTAGGCCCCTCCCTCATAGGGACGGACCAGTAAGCTTTGTGTCTACCTCCATGAGCCACTCCGATATGCAGAAGTGGGAGAGGCTCAAGATGACTGAACCCAG TGAGGCTAGCCCGGCCCCTGTGTGTCAGGCTTGTCTGGAGAAAAATTATGGAGGTCCTTTCAGCGGATCAGCAAAAGCTGGACGAGGTCACAGCAAAGTTGTGACCTTTGGGGGCGTGACTGAGATCAAGCAGCCAATAGACACAGTCATGTCAAGTGAAGGGGAGGAGACTGAGTTGCTAAGACGACTCCTTTCCAAGGCAACTGTAGCCATGCCTACCATTGGCCTGGGCTCCCAGCTTTCAGAGCGGGAACACAG CCAGGTAGATGGCGCTGACCTCAATCAAACTATACCTCCCTCTGCTGACCTCGCACCATGGACCCCTGAAACTCCTCCTACTCCTACAGAGCTGGATGCACGTCTAGCTCAGTATGAACGtagcacagaggaggaggaggaggaagaggaagaggagagggtcCCAGATCTTCAGAAAGATGACATGATGGCGAGGAGGACGGGAGTTTTCCATAAACAAACCACTGCCACAGTGACTTACAACCGTTTCCTGCCTCTTCCCGCCTCCAAACGCTGCACACAAGGGGAGGTCACCAATGATGCTGCTCCACAGAGCAGAAGGAAAGTGCAGGCAGACAGGAGCAGGACACTGAACATCAG AGCGGCGCCACAGCAACCCAGAGTTCCCATGGAACCAGCTCAACCACCCCCTGACGCGACTGTGATGAGAGCAACATCTCACAGTGAGCGTGAAtatgatgaggatgaggatgagtaTGATGAAAACAGGCCTGTGCCTGACCTGGAGAAGGACGATATGATGGCTCGAAGGACCGGATCATTCCCAAAACCGGGTGCAGTCAGAGCAAATCAGTCCATCAACCAGTTCCTGCCAGTACCTGGATCAACTAAATATAATATCGCCCCAGTGTCCGCAATGAAGCCGCTACACAGCAGACCTAAACTCACAGAGAAGGTGGCTAGTGACAG CATTGTTACCATGCAAGCAGAACTTCAGTCCCTGCCCTCCAAAGCCCCAACCCTCCCCGAGAATGAGGGGCTGAggaagaggcaggaggaggatggaaagcaagagagagacatGACAATCCCTAACGCCTCTGTCACAGATGTGACCAAgcccctctctcctccatcgCTGACTCCTCCGCCCAGCCCTGCTGCCCAGACTTGTAAGGTGGAGGCAGACTTGGAAAAACAGAGCCCAAAGGAAAGAgtagaggaagaggtggaggagagaaagtgGAATGTGAATGAGGAACCACGAAAGAAGCCATTCTGGCTGGATGACGATGATCTGCCTCCCATGAT GATGAGCCGACGAGTTGCTTTTATGTCTGAGGACCCTGA GAGTGTGAGCATGAGTGATATGCTTAACGAGGAAGAGGTGGAACACTTACCACCACTGAGCCACTCGCGATATGAGCGCATGCACGAACAGTACAACAGCTTTCTGGAAGAAGAGGACCACTGGCAAGAC GACTTGGCTCGCTGGAAGAATCGCCGCCGCAGCGCGTCACAGGAGCTGAtcaggaaagaggaagagaggaagaggatggagaaAAGGATGAAGGAGGAGGCAAGCGACAGCCACAAGAGGAAAAGCATTAAGACCTACAAAGAGATCGTGGAGGAGAA GGAGCgcagagaggcagagctgtGTGAAGCCTACAGGAATGCAGCGACTCCAGAGGAGGCTGCCATGGTTTTACAGCGTTATGCTCTTCGCTTTACCATCAGTGATGCAACACTGGACAGCCTAAAGCTGCCCAGATCCTCTTCAAAACCCAAACAGGATCCGAATCATGTTGAGAAGGAGCACAAAACATCAACTATGAGTGACTCTGAAACATCTGACCCTCTGCACAAACAAGAACCTGCTGCTGCAACAGACCGGGTGCCCACAAAACCTCAAGAGATTGAGACAGAGGCAGCTGCTCAACAGGAGACATCAGTGTCCGTCCCCTCCAGCTCCCCAACACCTAGCAGTCCGCTCAGCCCGGTCAAAAACTCAGAAAATGTGCCACATCAGTCACTACAACTTAATGAACCTAAATCCGAGCTGGTGGAGTCACCAGCTACACATGAAAAACTGCTGATTACAGGAGATGCAAAGCCTCAAAtcaaacacactcagactgCAGAAGTGCAGTGTCACAGCACACAGCCTGTACACACACTACCCTCCCCTCCATCTGTATGCCCCAGACCTGTAAACCTGCTGGCAGCCAAGCCCTACTGCCAGCCCAGGAGCACACAGTCTGGACACAAACCTGTTAAG ATGGAAGGCTTGGTGCGAGTGAACGGAGAAACGGTGGAGGATTTATCCACTCCGGCTACCTCGGCTCAACACTCGCCACAGGAGCTCAAAGATGTTCCCTCCGAGCAGACTGCGGCCAGTCAGGAGGCCGTGGAGCAGACGCCACCTCCGCAGACAGAAAAGGCGACCCCGTCTTCAGGCTCTGCCATCAGCTCCCTGATTGGAGGCCGAAACTGTATCATCACAACCACTATTGTGACAGAGCTCACACATGTGGAGCCGCATCATCCGGATATCCAAAGCAACGGACAG GTCAATGGTGCTACCGTGTtgtctgaggaaaaaaatgctcagCCGGCCACATCACCAAACAGCATGCGAGATTATTCTCCCACTGTCACAG AGGGACTTGAGGAAAGCAGCATGACT ATTGAGACCCCCATGTTGAACTTGGCTAAACGTGTTAATCACTGGGTCTGGGACCCCAACGAGGAGCGTAAACGCCTGGAAAGTTGGCAGCAAGAGCAGGAGCGCCTCCTACAG GAGCAATACCAGAGGGAGcaggagaagctgaagaaggagtgGGAGAAAGCACAGcttgaggtggaggaggaggagagaaagcacAATGAAGAG GAGAGAAAGATTCTTGAGGAGACTGTAACGCCCCTAACTCCCACCAGCTTGTTAAATCAGCAGTCGGGTCAAACAGGGACGACTTTTTCAACTCCAAAAAACGACACAGAAATGGCTAACGCTCCTCTGCAGAGAAATGGCCAAAGGATCTCCACAGGGAACGAGGATCAGCATGCATCAAAGCTGCATTTCTTCCGGG ATTCCACATGTGATGATGAACCCTCAAAGAAACAGGAACTGTGGAAGACGGCTTCTCTGGACCGCAACCCTCAGCTAAACCAGGCACATATTGTTAAAAG GTCTGAATCACATGACGCTGTAACCTGTAAGCAGCCATCCTCCCCTTCATCACCTCAGCCTCCCTCACCCAGCAG gtgtgttaGTGGGAAGAGACTGTGTTCTGGTTGTTCTCAGCCACTGGGAAAAGGAGCTGCCATGATCATCGACACACTGGGACTGTTTTTCCACATGCAGTGTTTCAAG TGCGGAGTGTGCAGTGGGCAGCTGGGTGACGCCACCGCAGGGACTGACGTACGCATTCGTAATGGTTTGCTGAGCTGTCATGAGTGCTATATCGCATCTCGGG gcaGAGGTCAGCCCACCACACTATGA
- the LOC124073068 gene encoding LIM and calponin homology domains-containing protein 1-like isoform X4 — MASAAAGRDVPNAPPRENSERLEPNHPEPACQEAQKWIEAVTGKSFGDKDFRSGLENGILLCELLSAIKPGLVKKINRLPTPIAGLDNLSVFLRGCEELGLRGAQLFDPGDLQDTSIRANLKDSDCNRKLKNVLNTVFWLGKAAGGCPSYGGPSLNLKEFEGLLAQMRVESEEAGESPQKGSVRDSGYDCWDSERSESLSPPRHTRDNSLDSLDSFGSRSQHSPSPDVVNRGNSDGRGSDSEADGSGRRPDVRKDDMLARRTASSESRSSIPFNQFLPNRSNVTSYIPTPRRKPHAEEGEQRSHPQATPEQGKRAGTHHKTPKTVTWAPENNGEKLRREEEKVTQEVLEQRKLQKLEKAGIKVLPAAVRYSSPPTMEEQVVRSPSPNIILRCENDFLSSQKSALDSCSDGEEDAEVRKVPDVHRDDLASRRAHRSPVAPKVHQFVPPPICSNKDRQRWEGIRQASQKTLQEKEISDKEVVPDIITRKENPFLNSASRREKEEDEEEEGEEGKVKTVPNKEKDDLAQRRAQSRPLPHRDGPVSFVSTSMSHSDMQKWERLKMTEPSEASPAPVCQACLEKNYGGPFSGSAKAGRGHSKVVTFGGVTEIKQPIDTVMSSEGEETELLRRLLSKATVAMPTIGLGSQLSEREHSQVDGADLNQTIPPSADLAPWTPETPPTPTELDARLAQYERSTEEEEEEEEEERVPDLQKDDMMARRTGVFHKQTTATVTYNRFLPLPASKRCTQGEVTNDAAPQSRRKVQADRSRTLNIRAAPQQPRVPMEPAQPPPDATVMRATSHSEREYDEDEDEYDENRPVPDLEKDDMMARRTGSFPKPGAVRANQSINQFLPVPGSTKYNIAPVSAMKPLHSRPKLTEKVASDSSIVTMQAELQSLPSKAPTLPENEGLRKRQEEDGKQERDMTIPNASVTDVTKPLSPPSLTPPPSPAAQTCKVEADLEKQSPKERVEEEVEERKWNVNEEPRKKPFWLDDDDLPPMMMSRRVAFMSEDPESVSMSDMLNEEEVEHLPPLSHSRYERMHEQYNSFLEEEDHWQDDLARWKNRRRSASQELIRKEEERKRMEKRMKEEASDSHKRKSIKTYKEIVEEKERREAELCEAYRNAATPEEAAMVLQRYALRFTISDATLDSLKLPRSSSKPKQDPNHVEKEHKTSTMSDSETSDPLHKQEPAAATDRVPTKPQEIETEAAAQQETSVSVPSSSPTPSSPLSPVKNSENVPHQSLQLNEPKSELVESPATHEKLLITGDAKPQIKHTQTAEVQCHSTQPVHTLPSPPSVCPRPVNLLAAKPYCQPRSTQSGHKPVKMEGLVRVNGETVEDLSTPATSAQHSPQELKDVPSEQTAASQEAVEQTPPPQTEKATPSSGSAISSLIGGRNCIITTTIVTELTHVEPHHPDIQSNGQVNGATVLSEEKNAQPATSPNSMRDYSPTVTEGLEESSMTEQYQREQEKLKKEWEKAQLEVEEEERKHNEEERKILEETVTPLTPTSLLNQQSGQTGTTFSTPKNDTEMANAPLQRNGQRISTGNEDQHASKLHFFRDSTCDDEPSKKQELWKTASLDRNPQLNQAHIVKRSESHDAVTCKQPSSPSSPQPPSPSRCVSGKRLCSGCSQPLGKGAAMIIDTLGLFFHMQCFKCGVCSGQLGDATAGTDVRIRNGLLSCHECYIASRGRGQPTTL; from the exons GCCGTAACGGGGAAGAGCTTTGGAGACAAGGACTTCCGCAGCGGATTGGAGAACGGCATCCTGTTATGCGA GCTGCTGAGCGCAATCAAACCAGGGCTGGTCAAGAAGATCAACAGACTGCCCACCCCCATTGCTGGGCTG GACAACCTGTCAGTCTTCCTGAGGGGCTGTGAGGAATTGGGCTTGAGGGGCGCCCAGCTGTTTGACCCCGGGGACTTGCAAGACACTTCAATACGAGCTAACCTCAA ggaTTCTGACTGCAACcgcaaactgaaaaat GTGCTGAACACAGTGTTCTGGCTTGGGAAGGCTGCCGGCGGCTGCCCCTCTTACGGCGGCCCTTCTCTCAACCTCAAGGAGTTTGAAGGGCTTCTTGCTCAAATGAGGGTG gAGAGCGAGGAAGCAGGGGAGAGTCCCCAGAAGGGCAGCGTCAGAGACAGCGGTTACGACTGCTGGGACTCTGAGAGGAGtgagtctctctctccaccacGACACACTCGTGACAACTCCCTAGACAG TCTCGACTCCTTTGGCTCCCGCTCACAGCACAGCCCTTCTCCTGATGTGGTGAATCGAGGCAACAGCGATG GGCGAGGCAGCGACTCGGAGGCCGACGGCTCCGGCAGGAGGCCAGATGTGCGGAAGGACGACATGTTGGCCAGACGGACTGCCAGCAGCGAATCAAGAAGCTCCATTCCCTTTAACCAGTTTCTTCCCAACCGTTCCAATGTCACCTCCTACATCCCAACTCCACGGCGGAAACCACatgcagaggagggagagcaacGGAG TCACCCTCAAGCCACTCCAGAGCAGGGCAAAAGAGCTGGAACGCACCATAAAACTCCCAAAACTGTCACTTGGGCACCTGAGAACAATGGAGAGAAACTAAGACgggaagaggagaaggtgaCCCAGGAAGTGTTGGAGCAGCGGAAGCTGCAGAAGTTGGAGAAGGCAGGGATCAAAGTTCTGCCTGCTGCCGTTCGCTACAGCAG CCCTCCCACAATGGAGGAACAGGTGGTCAGGTCGCCGTCCCCGAACATCATCCTTCGCTGCGAGAATGACTTTTTGAGCTCTCAGAAATCCGCCTTGGACTCCTGCTCTGATGGGGAAGAGGATGCAGAGGTGCGGAAAGTTCCGGATGTACACAGAGATGACCTGGCATCAAGACGGGCTCATCGCAGCCCCGTTGCTCCAAAGGTGCATCAGTTTGTCCCTCCACCTATATGTAGCAACAAAGACCGACAGCGCTGGGAAGGGATTAGACAAGCCTCgcagaaaacactgcaggagAAGGAAATAAG TGACAAGGAAGTGGTCCCTGACATCATTACACGAAAAGAGAACCCCTTCCTAAACTCAGCCTCTCGCcgtgagaaagaggaggatgaggaggaagagggagaagagggaaagGTTAAGACGGTGCCTAATAAGGAGAAGGATGACTTGGCTCAAAGGCGGGCTCAGAGTAGGCCCCTCCCTCATAGGGACGGACCAGTAAGCTTTGTGTCTACCTCCATGAGCCACTCCGATATGCAGAAGTGGGAGAGGCTCAAGATGACTGAACCCAG TGAGGCTAGCCCGGCCCCTGTGTGTCAGGCTTGTCTGGAGAAAAATTATGGAGGTCCTTTCAGCGGATCAGCAAAAGCTGGACGAGGTCACAGCAAAGTTGTGACCTTTGGGGGCGTGACTGAGATCAAGCAGCCAATAGACACAGTCATGTCAAGTGAAGGGGAGGAGACTGAGTTGCTAAGACGACTCCTTTCCAAGGCAACTGTAGCCATGCCTACCATTGGCCTGGGCTCCCAGCTTTCAGAGCGGGAACACAG CCAGGTAGATGGCGCTGACCTCAATCAAACTATACCTCCCTCTGCTGACCTCGCACCATGGACCCCTGAAACTCCTCCTACTCCTACAGAGCTGGATGCACGTCTAGCTCAGTATGAACGtagcacagaggaggaggaggaggaagaggaagaggagagggtcCCAGATCTTCAGAAAGATGACATGATGGCGAGGAGGACGGGAGTTTTCCATAAACAAACCACTGCCACAGTGACTTACAACCGTTTCCTGCCTCTTCCCGCCTCCAAACGCTGCACACAAGGGGAGGTCACCAATGATGCTGCTCCACAGAGCAGAAGGAAAGTGCAGGCAGACAGGAGCAGGACACTGAACATCAG AGCGGCGCCACAGCAACCCAGAGTTCCCATGGAACCAGCTCAACCACCCCCTGACGCGACTGTGATGAGAGCAACATCTCACAGTGAGCGTGAAtatgatgaggatgaggatgagtaTGATGAAAACAGGCCTGTGCCTGACCTGGAGAAGGACGATATGATGGCTCGAAGGACCGGATCATTCCCAAAACCGGGTGCAGTCAGAGCAAATCAGTCCATCAACCAGTTCCTGCCAGTACCTGGATCAACTAAATATAATATCGCCCCAGTGTCCGCAATGAAGCCGCTACACAGCAGACCTAAACTCACAGAGAAGGTGGCTAGTGACAG CAGCATTGTTACCATGCAAGCAGAACTTCAGTCCCTGCCCTCCAAAGCCCCAACCCTCCCCGAGAATGAGGGGCTGAggaagaggcaggaggaggatggaaagcaagagagagacatGACAATCCCTAACGCCTCTGTCACAGATGTGACCAAgcccctctctcctccatcgCTGACTCCTCCGCCCAGCCCTGCTGCCCAGACTTGTAAGGTGGAGGCAGACTTGGAAAAACAGAGCCCAAAGGAAAGAgtagaggaagaggtggaggagagaaagtgGAATGTGAATGAGGAACCACGAAAGAAGCCATTCTGGCTGGATGACGATGATCTGCCTCCCATGAT GATGAGCCGACGAGTTGCTTTTATGTCTGAGGACCCTGA GAGTGTGAGCATGAGTGATATGCTTAACGAGGAAGAGGTGGAACACTTACCACCACTGAGCCACTCGCGATATGAGCGCATGCACGAACAGTACAACAGCTTTCTGGAAGAAGAGGACCACTGGCAAGAC GACTTGGCTCGCTGGAAGAATCGCCGCCGCAGCGCGTCACAGGAGCTGAtcaggaaagaggaagagaggaagaggatggagaaAAGGATGAAGGAGGAGGCAAGCGACAGCCACAAGAGGAAAAGCATTAAGACCTACAAAGAGATCGTGGAGGAGAA GGAGCgcagagaggcagagctgtGTGAAGCCTACAGGAATGCAGCGACTCCAGAGGAGGCTGCCATGGTTTTACAGCGTTATGCTCTTCGCTTTACCATCAGTGATGCAACACTGGACAGCCTAAAGCTGCCCAGATCCTCTTCAAAACCCAAACAGGATCCGAATCATGTTGAGAAGGAGCACAAAACATCAACTATGAGTGACTCTGAAACATCTGACCCTCTGCACAAACAAGAACCTGCTGCTGCAACAGACCGGGTGCCCACAAAACCTCAAGAGATTGAGACAGAGGCAGCTGCTCAACAGGAGACATCAGTGTCCGTCCCCTCCAGCTCCCCAACACCTAGCAGTCCGCTCAGCCCGGTCAAAAACTCAGAAAATGTGCCACATCAGTCACTACAACTTAATGAACCTAAATCCGAGCTGGTGGAGTCACCAGCTACACATGAAAAACTGCTGATTACAGGAGATGCAAAGCCTCAAAtcaaacacactcagactgCAGAAGTGCAGTGTCACAGCACACAGCCTGTACACACACTACCCTCCCCTCCATCTGTATGCCCCAGACCTGTAAACCTGCTGGCAGCCAAGCCCTACTGCCAGCCCAGGAGCACACAGTCTGGACACAAACCTGTTAAG ATGGAAGGCTTGGTGCGAGTGAACGGAGAAACGGTGGAGGATTTATCCACTCCGGCTACCTCGGCTCAACACTCGCCACAGGAGCTCAAAGATGTTCCCTCCGAGCAGACTGCGGCCAGTCAGGAGGCCGTGGAGCAGACGCCACCTCCGCAGACAGAAAAGGCGACCCCGTCTTCAGGCTCTGCCATCAGCTCCCTGATTGGAGGCCGAAACTGTATCATCACAACCACTATTGTGACAGAGCTCACACATGTGGAGCCGCATCATCCGGATATCCAAAGCAACGGACAG GTCAATGGTGCTACCGTGTtgtctgaggaaaaaaatgctcagCCGGCCACATCACCAAACAGCATGCGAGATTATTCTCCCACTGTCACAG AGGGACTTGAGGAAAGCAGCATGACT GAGCAATACCAGAGGGAGcaggagaagctgaagaaggagtgGGAGAAAGCACAGcttgaggtggaggaggaggagagaaagcacAATGAAGAG GAGAGAAAGATTCTTGAGGAGACTGTAACGCCCCTAACTCCCACCAGCTTGTTAAATCAGCAGTCGGGTCAAACAGGGACGACTTTTTCAACTCCAAAAAACGACACAGAAATGGCTAACGCTCCTCTGCAGAGAAATGGCCAAAGGATCTCCACAGGGAACGAGGATCAGCATGCATCAAAGCTGCATTTCTTCCGGG ATTCCACATGTGATGATGAACCCTCAAAGAAACAGGAACTGTGGAAGACGGCTTCTCTGGACCGCAACCCTCAGCTAAACCAGGCACATATTGTTAAAAG GTCTGAATCACATGACGCTGTAACCTGTAAGCAGCCATCCTCCCCTTCATCACCTCAGCCTCCCTCACCCAGCAG gtgtgttaGTGGGAAGAGACTGTGTTCTGGTTGTTCTCAGCCACTGGGAAAAGGAGCTGCCATGATCATCGACACACTGGGACTGTTTTTCCACATGCAGTGTTTCAAG TGCGGAGTGTGCAGTGGGCAGCTGGGTGACGCCACCGCAGGGACTGACGTACGCATTCGTAATGGTTTGCTGAGCTGTCATGAGTGCTATATCGCATCTCGGG gcaGAGGTCAGCCCACCACACTATGA